The proteins below are encoded in one region of Fibrella aestuarina BUZ 2:
- a CDS encoding glycosyl hydrolase: MKRTRITLSCYLLLISLVTLGQPTSNTVKPWTYWWWMGSAVTELDITRQLEQMAKAGLGGVHVIPIYGVKGAEKQAIPFLSARWLAVFAHTIREANRLGMGVDLSTGTGWPFGGPNVTPEMGAQQWKQEGSTLVGVPTRQRVKRAAPGGEGLVVDPFDRQPLLRYLARFDSALARLPQRPRALYNDSYEVYGANWTARFPEQFRQRRGYDLLTRLRDFTDTTNVPGATAVRRDYHETVADLLRDEFTAVWTDWARQRGYQTRNQAHGSPGNLLDLYALADIPETESFGSSRFPIPGLRVDENYEVDRFGTPHPLAMKFASSAAHLLGKPLVSSETTTWLADHFKVSLSQIKPQIDELFTAGINHIFYHGTTYSPPGHDWPGQLFYASTNYGPSSHNWPFLPLLNQYVTRCQTRLQGSRPDNDLLVYFPIHELWARRSPSAGGVHLLEVHHVDRWLLPMPFGKFCDSLRVAGYSFDYVSDALLDSLTVGPGGLLKMPGGTYKVLTVPPANFLPERTRQRLAQLAAQGAQIVYNANLTTLGTLPIRREGWAAQGLSFIRKRVGAATTRYFVANLGNQFREGWVRLSANGQVMRYDPLTDQTTYPVRQSTASTAAVWLRLPPGQSCFLTLTATTTVGNKVVANPQAGTAAFTLSQPWRVQFGHGVPALRSTHTLPNLVSWTNLADSAGYFWGQVRYSATFDLPQGWQPGQAQRLNLGDVREVAEVRLNGRPIGTAWCLPYELTLPAELLKAKGNQLEIDVTNLSANYMRLRDGQKPDWKIFQDINIVDIRYRPFDATRWQPVPSGLLGPVTVGTR, encoded by the coding sequence ATGAAACGTACCCGAATAACGTTATCCTGTTACCTGCTGTTAATCAGCTTAGTTACGCTGGGTCAGCCTACATCGAATACTGTTAAGCCGTGGACGTACTGGTGGTGGATGGGCAGCGCCGTAACCGAACTCGATATTACGCGGCAACTGGAACAGATGGCGAAGGCCGGGCTGGGTGGGGTACATGTTATTCCGATCTACGGCGTGAAAGGCGCCGAAAAACAGGCCATTCCGTTCTTGAGTGCGCGCTGGCTGGCGGTCTTCGCGCATACCATCCGAGAGGCCAACCGGCTGGGGATGGGTGTGGATCTTAGCACCGGCACGGGTTGGCCGTTTGGTGGACCCAACGTCACGCCCGAGATGGGGGCGCAACAGTGGAAGCAGGAAGGCAGTACGCTCGTTGGCGTGCCGACCCGGCAGCGGGTAAAACGCGCCGCACCGGGGGGCGAGGGGCTAGTCGTCGATCCGTTCGACCGGCAGCCTCTGTTGCGATACCTGGCCCGGTTCGACTCGGCGCTGGCTCGCCTGCCGCAACGGCCGCGTGCCCTTTACAACGACTCCTATGAAGTATACGGGGCCAACTGGACGGCCCGCTTTCCCGAGCAGTTTCGGCAGCGGCGCGGCTATGACCTGCTCACCCGACTGCGCGATTTTACCGACACCACCAACGTACCCGGCGCGACAGCCGTGCGCCGCGATTACCACGAAACGGTGGCCGATCTGCTGCGCGATGAGTTTACGGCCGTCTGGACAGACTGGGCGCGACAGCGGGGCTACCAAACACGCAACCAGGCGCACGGCTCGCCGGGTAATCTGCTCGACCTGTATGCGCTGGCCGATATTCCCGAAACCGAATCGTTCGGAAGCAGCCGCTTCCCGATCCCCGGCCTGCGTGTCGACGAAAATTACGAGGTCGACCGGTTTGGGACGCCCCATCCGTTGGCCATGAAATTTGCGTCGTCGGCGGCGCATCTGCTGGGCAAACCGCTGGTCAGCTCAGAAACCACGACCTGGCTGGCCGATCATTTCAAGGTGAGTCTGTCGCAGATCAAGCCCCAGATCGACGAACTGTTTACGGCGGGGATCAACCACATCTTCTACCACGGCACGACTTATTCGCCTCCGGGCCACGACTGGCCGGGCCAACTATTCTATGCGTCGACCAACTACGGGCCGTCGTCGCACAACTGGCCGTTTTTGCCGTTGCTGAACCAGTACGTCACGCGCTGCCAGACACGCCTGCAAGGTAGCCGCCCCGACAACGACCTGCTGGTGTATTTCCCGATTCACGAGTTATGGGCCCGGCGATCACCCTCGGCTGGGGGCGTGCATCTGCTCGAAGTGCACCACGTCGACCGCTGGCTGTTGCCCATGCCGTTCGGGAAATTCTGCGACTCGCTGCGTGTGGCCGGTTACTCGTTCGATTACGTATCCGACGCCCTGCTCGACAGCCTGACGGTTGGGCCGGGTGGTCTGCTTAAAATGCCCGGCGGTACCTACAAAGTCCTGACGGTACCGCCCGCCAATTTCCTGCCCGAACGTACCCGGCAGCGGCTGGCTCAACTGGCCGCGCAGGGGGCCCAGATCGTGTACAATGCCAACCTGACCACGCTGGGTACGTTGCCCATTCGGCGAGAGGGCTGGGCTGCGCAGGGGCTATCGTTTATTCGGAAAAGGGTGGGCGCTGCCACTACGCGGTATTTCGTTGCCAATCTGGGCAATCAGTTTCGGGAGGGCTGGGTCAGGCTATCGGCCAATGGGCAAGTGATGCGGTACGACCCGCTAACCGACCAGACAACGTACCCGGTCCGGCAATCGACTGCGTCGACGGCTGCCGTCTGGCTGCGATTGCCGCCTGGTCAGTCCTGTTTTCTGACCTTGACGGCCACGACCACCGTCGGAAACAAGGTCGTGGCCAACCCGCAGGCGGGCACGGCGGCGTTCACGCTAAGCCAGCCGTGGCGGGTGCAGTTTGGCCACGGTGTACCGGCACTGCGCTCGACGCATACCTTACCTAACCTGGTGTCGTGGACAAATCTGGCCGACTCGGCGGGGTATTTCTGGGGGCAGGTACGTTACAGCGCCACCTTCGATTTGCCCCAGGGCTGGCAGCCGGGGCAGGCGCAACGCCTGAATCTGGGCGACGTGCGCGAGGTGGCCGAAGTGCGTCTCAACGGTCGTCCCATCGGTACGGCCTGGTGCCTGCCCTACGAACTGACCCTGCCGGCCGAGTTGCTCAAGGCGAAGGGCAACCAACTGGAAATCGACGTAACAAACCTCTCGGCCAATTACATGCGGCTCCGCGACGGGCAGAAACCCGACTGGAAGATTTTCCAGGATATCAACATCGTCGATATCCGCTACCGGCCGTTCGACGCAACGCGCTGGCAACCCGTGCCGTCGGGCTTGTTGGGGCCGGTAACGGTCGGTACTCGTTGA
- a CDS encoding Na+/H+ antiporter, whose product MQQTLLLCLSLLVLISVVVTVGQRLRIPNPIFLVISGLLVSFVPGVPRIEIESELIFLIFLPPLLYEAAWFTSWHDFWRWRRIIITLAFGLVIFTAFAVASVSSALIPGFTLALGFLLGGIVSPPDAVAATSVLRIVNVPRRLLSILEGESLINDASSLTVFQFALAAMLSGTFVMQTAVVSFLWVTFGGIGIGLAVAGVFYAIHRWIPSPIRISILLTFILPYTLYLAAERLHVSGVMAVVSGGLFMANQRDVILNHSTRLQSISMWATVVFALNSAVFILIGLELPVIIAGLEDYSPYEATAYALLITLVVILTRIFGAYVSAGFTWLVGRVMPNAVAETNPGWRAPTIVGWAGMRGVVSLASALSVPLTLTNGAPFPHRNLILFITFVVILITLVFQGITLPLVVRWVRYEDTDSPLSEDEQESIIRIKLLDVALKRLSTEYDEDVANNELIDNLKNRLETDRQLTSQRLHSLDCDTSKIDRYNDVLTDLIAAQRRTLQLFRRKQEFDDDVIRKEEALLDLEEERLDHPIH is encoded by the coding sequence ATGCAACAAACGCTGCTGCTTTGCTTATCGCTTTTGGTCCTGATTTCGGTGGTGGTAACGGTGGGGCAACGCCTACGCATCCCTAACCCGATCTTCCTGGTAATCAGCGGTCTCCTGGTCAGTTTTGTGCCGGGCGTACCGCGTATCGAAATCGAATCGGAGTTAATCTTTCTGATCTTCCTGCCCCCGCTTCTCTACGAAGCCGCCTGGTTTACCTCGTGGCACGACTTCTGGCGGTGGCGCCGCATCATCATCACGCTGGCCTTCGGGCTGGTCATCTTTACGGCTTTCGCCGTGGCGAGCGTGTCGAGCGCGCTCATCCCCGGTTTCACACTCGCACTGGGCTTTTTGCTGGGTGGCATCGTGTCGCCCCCCGACGCCGTAGCCGCCACCTCGGTGCTGCGGATCGTGAACGTACCCCGGCGGCTGTTGAGCATTCTCGAAGGCGAAAGCCTGATCAACGACGCCTCCAGCCTGACGGTGTTTCAGTTTGCGCTTGCGGCCATGCTCTCCGGTACGTTTGTCATGCAGACGGCCGTGGTCAGCTTTCTGTGGGTCACCTTCGGCGGCATCGGCATCGGGCTGGCGGTGGCGGGAGTGTTCTACGCCATTCACCGCTGGATTCCCTCGCCCATCCGCATCAGCATCTTGCTTACCTTCATCCTGCCCTATACGCTCTATCTGGCAGCCGAACGCCTGCACGTATCCGGGGTTATGGCGGTGGTGAGCGGCGGCTTGTTTATGGCCAATCAGCGCGACGTGATTCTGAACCACAGCACCCGCCTGCAAAGTATCTCGATGTGGGCCACGGTGGTGTTTGCGCTCAACAGTGCCGTTTTTATCCTGATCGGGCTGGAACTGCCCGTGATCATCGCCGGGCTGGAGGACTATTCGCCCTACGAAGCCACCGCCTACGCCCTGCTCATTACGCTGGTCGTGATCCTAACCCGCATCTTCGGGGCGTACGTATCGGCCGGGTTCACCTGGCTGGTGGGTCGCGTTATGCCCAACGCTGTGGCCGAAACGAATCCGGGTTGGCGTGCGCCTACCATCGTGGGCTGGGCCGGTATGCGCGGCGTAGTATCACTGGCATCGGCGCTGTCGGTACCGCTCACACTCACAAACGGCGCCCCCTTTCCGCACCGCAACCTTATCCTGTTCATTACCTTCGTCGTCATCCTGATTACGCTTGTCTTTCAAGGCATTACGCTACCGCTGGTGGTTCGCTGGGTACGTTACGAAGACACTGATTCGCCCCTATCCGAAGACGAACAGGAGTCGATTATTCGGATAAAACTCCTCGACGTGGCCCTCAAACGGCTGTCGACCGAATATGACGAGGACGTTGCGAATAACGAACTGATCGACAACCTGAAAAATCGGCTCGAAACCGACCGACAGCTGACGAGCCAACGCCTGCACTCGCTCGACTGCGACACCAGCAAAATCGACCGCTACAACGACGTCCTGACCGACCTGATCGCCGCCCAACGCCGCACGTTGCAGCTATTTCGCCGGAAGCAGGAGTTCGACGACGACGTCATTCGGAAAGAAGAGGCCCTGCTCGATCTGGAGGAAGAACGGCTCGATCACCCCATCCACTAG